A single genomic interval of candidate division WOR-3 bacterium harbors:
- a CDS encoding YifB family Mg chelatase-like AAA ATPase yields the protein MLATVLSSAVLGVDGYLVSVETDVAPGIPVFNIVGLPDTAVKESQHRVQAAIKNSGLFFPNRRITVNLAPADIKKEGPSFDLPIALGILAASGVIPPAAIEGYVILGELSLNGSLRPVRGTVAMALAARAAKAKGILVPEQNAVEAALVPDLPVFPLNSLVQTINFLKGADTITPLKTDALKLFARAALFDVDFAEVHGHAHAKRALEIAAAGGHNVLMLGPPGSGKTMLARRLPTILPPLTIEEALEATKVHSVAGTLPDGIPIVATRPFRAPHHNISESGLIGGGAIPRPGEVSLAHNGVLFLDELPEFHRDALEALRQPLEDGEVTIGRARSTITFPARFMLVCAMNPCPCGFLGDPRHTCTCTPLKVRHYRSRISGPLLDRIDIHIEVPALKYSEIATRRPSENSAAIRQRVAQARAIQQERFRTLNLRRKIYANAQMTPALIKRFCPITPQGEEILRAAIDRLGLSTRAYHRILKVARTIADLENSETIQPSHLTEAVQYRSFDRSVL from the coding sequence ATGCTTGCCACAGTACTCTCCAGTGCCGTACTTGGGGTTGACGGATATCTCGTTTCAGTAGAAACCGATGTTGCTCCTGGTATTCCGGTCTTCAACATTGTGGGCTTGCCCGACACCGCGGTTAAAGAGTCGCAACATCGAGTCCAAGCGGCAATAAAAAACTCGGGCCTTTTCTTCCCAAACCGACGCATCACCGTCAACCTTGCGCCCGCCGATATTAAGAAAGAAGGTCCCTCTTTTGACCTTCCCATCGCCCTCGGCATCCTTGCTGCATCTGGTGTCATCCCCCCTGCGGCGATTGAAGGCTATGTAATCCTTGGTGAACTTTCCCTTAACGGTTCACTACGCCCGGTTCGCGGAACGGTTGCGATGGCGCTTGCCGCACGGGCGGCAAAAGCAAAAGGGATTCTGGTACCCGAACAAAACGCGGTCGAGGCAGCACTCGTTCCTGACCTACCGGTTTTTCCGCTTAACTCCCTTGTTCAAACCATCAACTTCCTGAAGGGTGCTGACACCATTACCCCGCTGAAAACTGATGCCCTAAAACTTTTTGCCCGGGCAGCGCTATTTGATGTGGACTTTGCCGAAGTTCATGGTCATGCCCATGCCAAACGAGCACTGGAGATTGCTGCGGCGGGCGGACACAATGTGTTAATGCTTGGACCACCGGGCAGTGGTAAAACGATGCTTGCCCGACGCCTGCCCACTATTCTGCCTCCCCTTACCATTGAAGAAGCACTGGAAGCGACTAAAGTCCATTCGGTTGCCGGAACACTGCCCGATGGCATTCCCATCGTTGCGACCCGGCCCTTCCGGGCTCCGCATCACAACATCTCAGAATCGGGCTTGATTGGCGGAGGCGCTATTCCGCGGCCAGGTGAGGTGTCCCTTGCCCATAACGGTGTCCTGTTTCTTGATGAACTACCCGAGTTTCACCGTGATGCCCTGGAAGCGCTCCGTCAACCGCTTGAAGATGGTGAAGTGACCATCGGTCGGGCGCGATCCACAATTACCTTTCCTGCCCGCTTTATGCTGGTCTGTGCGATGAACCCCTGTCCTTGTGGGTTTCTTGGTGACCCACGGCATACCTGCACCTGCACACCCTTGAAAGTTCGCCACTATCGCAGCCGGATTTCTGGTCCACTTCTTGACCGCATCGATATTCACATTGAAGTCCCGGCACTAAAATACTCGGAAATTGCCACGCGCCGCCCGAGCGAAAACTCCGCAGCAATTCGGCAACGGGTTGCACAGGCGCGTGCCATCCAGCAAGAACGGTTCCGCACCCTGAATTTGCGTCGTAAAATATATGCCAACGCCCAGATGACACCAGCCCTTATCAAACGTTTTTGCCCGATAACACCACAGGGCGAAGAGATTCTCCGCGCCGCAATTGACCGTCTTGGTCTTTCCACCCGGGCTTATCACCGGATATTAAAGGTTGCCCGGACAATCGCCGACCTCGAAAACTCGGAAACAATCCAACCCAGTCACCTTACCGAGGCGGTGCAGTATCGAAGTTTTGACCGCAGTGTACTGTAA
- a CDS encoding nucleotide sugar dehydrogenase gives MERSPMKKLTEKIVNKQAKVAIIGIGYVGLPLALEIARSNYDTIGIDIDENKVQAVNRGESFIGDVPSSELAEVVKAGKLRATKNYQVCRDADIINICVPTPFTASKDPDVSYIIEAGKSIARYLKPGKLIVLRSTTYPETTEKILLPILEATGLKVGKDFYLSFAPERIDPGNRVWTTRTTPVVVGGVTRKCTELTALFYRQFVDKVVPVSSPRVAEMSKLLENIFRSVNIALVNELARMCDRMGNIDIWEVINAAATKPFGFMPFYPGPGIGGHCILIDPYYLAWKAREFDFHSNFIELAAETNEAMPFFVVDRLFEILGTNGVAAKKAKLLILGAAFKRNVEDTRHSPAIKVMELLQDKVQKIDYIDPYVPEIQINGKKFRAKPLTPAIIRQADCVLILTDHSCFDYDLILKESKLILDTRNAIHRRGIKKLYTLGYRRQ, from the coding sequence ATGGAAAGGAGTCCAATGAAAAAACTCACCGAAAAAATCGTAAATAAGCAGGCAAAGGTGGCGATCATCGGCATCGGCTATGTGGGATTACCGCTGGCATTGGAAATTGCCCGCAGCAACTATGACACCATTGGCATCGATATTGACGAAAACAAAGTGCAGGCGGTAAACCGCGGTGAAAGCTTCATCGGCGATGTTCCGTCCAGCGAACTGGCTGAGGTGGTCAAGGCGGGCAAACTTCGGGCAACAAAAAACTATCAGGTGTGCCGCGATGCTGACATCATCAACATCTGCGTGCCGACCCCTTTTACCGCTTCCAAAGACCCTGATGTCTCATACATCATCGAAGCCGGCAAATCTATTGCCCGCTACCTCAAACCGGGCAAGCTTATCGTCCTCCGCAGCACCACCTATCCGGAAACCACGGAAAAAATCCTTTTGCCCATCCTCGAAGCAACCGGTTTAAAAGTTGGTAAAGATTTCTACCTTTCCTTTGCTCCGGAGCGCATTGACCCCGGCAATCGTGTCTGGACAACCCGCACAACCCCGGTTGTCGTCGGCGGCGTTACCCGAAAATGCACCGAATTGACCGCCCTGTTTTACCGCCAGTTTGTTGATAAAGTGGTGCCGGTATCATCACCGCGCGTCGCCGAGATGTCAAAACTACTCGAAAACATCTTCCGCAGCGTCAACATCGCGCTCGTCAATGAACTCGCCCGAATGTGCGACCGAATGGGCAACATTGACATCTGGGAGGTCATCAATGCCGCGGCAACCAAACCGTTTGGCTTTATGCCCTTTTATCCAGGACCGGGCATTGGGGGGCATTGCATTCTGATTGACCCCTACTACCTTGCCTGGAAGGCGCGGGAGTTTGACTTTCACTCCAACTTCATCGAACTAGCAGCTGAGACTAATGAAGCGATGCCCTTCTTCGTCGTTGACCGGCTGTTCGAAATTCTCGGCACAAACGGCGTGGCGGCGAAAAAGGCAAAACTTCTAATACTTGGTGCCGCGTTTAAACGCAATGTTGAGGACACCCGGCACTCACCGGCAATCAAGGTAATGGAACTCCTTCAAGACAAAGTTCAGAAAATTGACTACATCGACCCTTATGTACCGGAGATTCAAATCAACGGCAAAAAGTTCCGGGCGAAACCGCTGACCCCGGCAATAATCCGGCAGGCAGACTGTGTTTTGATTCTCACCGACCACTCCTGTTTCGACTACGACCTGATTCTCAAAGAGAGTAAACTGATTCTTGATACCCGCAATGCGATACACCGCCGCGGGATAAAAAAACTTTACACTCTTGGCTATCGCCGGCAGTAG
- a CDS encoding hydrogenase 3 maturation endopeptidase HyCI, which produces MSKGKDKASGMEDTKCGVMVVGVGNQWRGDDGVGCRVAHLLQEQGVRAVDAGTVPENFLGVIERANPERVLLVDACDFGAIAGEFRIFAAEELDRLDFKGFSTHTLPLNMLARLITETCGARVWLLGVQPGRVASGEGLSAPVETALPRIIDSVRQWLKGC; this is translated from the coding sequence TTGAGTAAAGGCAAGGACAAAGCGTCAGGGATGGAAGACACAAAGTGCGGTGTTATGGTGGTTGGGGTCGGTAATCAATGGCGGGGTGACGATGGTGTTGGCTGTCGGGTTGCCCATCTTTTGCAGGAACAGGGGGTGCGGGCGGTTGATGCCGGTACCGTTCCTGAGAATTTTCTTGGTGTAATAGAGCGAGCGAACCCTGAACGGGTGCTTTTAGTCGATGCCTGCGATTTTGGCGCAATAGCGGGAGAGTTCAGGATTTTCGCGGCGGAAGAGCTTGACCGGTTGGATTTTAAAGGTTTTTCGACTCATACGCTGCCTTTGAATATGCTGGCAAGGTTGATAACAGAGACCTGTGGTGCTCGGGTCTGGTTGTTGGGGGTTCAACCGGGAAGAGTGGCGTCAGGTGAAGGACTTTCTGCTCCGGTTGAAACCGCCTTACCCAGAATAATCGATTCTGTCCGACAGTGGCTGAAAGGATGTTAG